AAACACGCGACAGGTTTCATCAAGCATGTATATAACTATAGAGTCCTTTATTTGGCTAGTCTAGGTATCATTCCTACGATCATATTTGGCCGTTTGGAGACCGTACCCTATACGAAACGAAAACACATTCTGGTAGTTCCACCTAGCAAAGACAAATCAATAGGAGATCTTTTATTTGACCAGAATGAATTAACTGTTCTTCCTCAGAACCATCCTGATAGTGTCCGAGTAAGGTGTATCTCAAACCAGTTACTCCAGGCATTACATGCTGAGTTGAAGCTTAAAGGGACTAATGATTTGGATTTTAGCGTTAGAATGGTCGATgagaaggaagaagaaaaagtgCCATGGTGGAAAGAAGTACAAGTACCATGGCGAAAGCTAGATAAATTATCCCCTCGACATTTGGACGGACTTAAGTGGCAGGTTGTAGTGGTGAATAGTTCTACACTGAATGCCTATTGCCTACCGGGAAAAATTGTCGTTTACGCAGGTCTGCTTAAACATCTTAAGTCGGATGCACAGGTTGCTACTGTCATTGGCCATGAGGTATTCACTGTCGTCGTTAGTTCATATATTTTCTCACCATAAATTGTTCTGATTATCAAATTCTATAAGACTGCGTAAATGATTGGGGAACTGAACCTTTCTTGTGTTGCTGGATTAGGTTGGGCATGTTGTTGCTAGGCATACTGCTGAAGCAATTATGAGAAGAAGTTACAGTCTTAGCTTCTATCATGAAGTAATGAATAAGAAATGTAAAAATATGTATTCATCTGAAAATACGGGCTCTAAAGTTTGTTTATATACAACATGAAGTAAGAAAGAAAAAGCTAACTAACTCTAACTCTAACTAACTATGACAACTAAGCAATTACAGctgaaaaatcaaaaataaatatatttcaATATCCCCCTCAAGCTAGACTTCATGGTGGATCAAATTGAAGGCCTAGCTTGGCACTTAAGAATTTATGATGAGCTGCATCCAGTGGCTTGGTGAGAATGTCGGCCAACTGCATAAAAGTGTTGATGTGAGTGATATTGATGAATTGAGACGCCACATATTCCCTGATGAAATGACAATCAATCTTAAGATGCTTTGTGCGCTCTTGAAAAATCTGGTTCTCTGCAATGTGTTGTGCTGAAGTGTTATCACAGTAAAGATTTATAGGTTTAGGAACTTGAATTTTCAAATCTTGTAAAAGCCCTTCAAGCCAAATGATTTCAGAAGTGGCATAGCTCATACTTCTGTACTCAGCTTCTGCACTGcttttagaaacaattttctgTTTCTTTGTTTTCCAAGAAATAAGGGATGATCCTAAGAAAATTGCATATCCTGACAGAGATTTTGCTGAAAAAAAACAAGTGCCCCAATCTGCATCTGAATATGCAGTCAAATGCAAGGGAGAATTTGCCTCGTAAAAAAGTCCAGTATTCAAAGTTCCTTTCAAATATTTCAGAACATGAAGAGCAGCATCATAATGAGGTTGTGCTGGATCTTGAAGAAATTGAGAAAGTTGTTGCACGACATATGATATGTCAGGTCTTGTAAGATTGAGATAAAGCAATTTACCAATGATCCTTCTatagatttctggatcaggtaaTTTTGGCACATCTTTGGTGCTCAAATTCAAACCTTTGGACAAAGGAAAAGATGATGATGTACAATCTGTCAAATGTGTTTCTGCCAACAAGTCTAAAATGTACTTTCTTTGATTGAGCTGAATACCTTCTTCAGTTCTTAAAACTTCTATGCCAAGGAAATATTTTAGATCACCAAGATCTTTTATAGTAAACttctgatgaagcaaagcttTGATATCATTTATCTCCTTAATATCATTTCCTGTTACCAGtaaatcatcaacatataccACAATTGCGGTAAAAGAATTGGCATTCTGCTTAATAAACAAAGAATAATCTTGAGAAGATTGCACATAATTCTGACTAATAAGATAAGCAGACAATTCTTTATTCCATTCTCTGGAAGCATGTCTTAAACCATATATGGATCTCCTTAATTTGCAAACAAGACCAGGTCCAGCCTTAGAATAACCAGGTGGTGGCATCATGTATATTTCTTCAGTAAGGTATCCATGCAAAAATGCATTATTGATATCTAGTTGTTTCAAATGCCATCCATAAGCAGCAGCCAATGCTATCAAAGTTCTGACAGTACTAAATTTTGCTACAGGACTAAAAGTGTGCTTAAAATCTTTACCCTTGATCTGCTTATCACCCCTTGCTACCAACCTAGCCTTGCATCTTTCCACACTACCATCAGGattaaattttgttttaaaaaccCATTTACAACCTATCACATGCTTATGAGGTGGTAGTGTAGTCAACTCCCAAGTATTATTTGCTTCTAAAGCCTTTAATTCTGCTTCCATAGCAGCAATCCAAACTGGATCATCCTTAGCCATGTTATAACAGGATGGTTCTATTGGAGAACTAAGCACATTATTCAAACTGACATAATAGTCATTTATATCAGCACTGTTAACATGTGCAGATTTATGCAAAACAAAAGAATCAAACTTCTTAGGCATAGTAGAAACTCTAGAAGACCTCCTTAAAATAACATCATTTTGAGGAAAAACTTCAGTTTGAGAATGTTCAAATTGAGAAATAGAAGCTGGAGAATCTGTGCTAGAATCAGAAGTACTAGTAGATTGATTCAAAGGAACATGAAATTGTGGAATAGAAATAGATGAAGAGGTATGATTTGGAGAATCagaaaaaatgatatcatcaatattaGCAGGATTAACTGGTGGTAAAGAAGATGTAGACACTGAAGAATTGTTATCACTAGTATTTTGTAACTTGAAAGGAAAGATATTTTCCTTAAAAATTACATCTCTGCTAAGAAAGATATCATGAGTGTCTAAATCATATAGCTTATACCCTTTTTGAGCATATGGATATCCAAGAAGAACACATTTCCTAGCTCTCTTATCAAATTTGTCATTGAATTTCTCAGCAGCAAAACACAAGCAACCTATGATTCTCAAATTACTAATATCAGGTGGTTTCTTCATTAAGATTTCATAGGGAATTTTCCATGCTAAAACAAAACTAGGCATCATGTTTATCAAATAAGTAGCAGATAACAAACAATCACCCCAAAATTTAAAAGGTAGATTGGCATGTAACCTGATAGCCCTAGCTGTGTCTAAAAGATGTTTGTGCTTCCTTTCAATTCTACCATTTTGTTGAGGTACACCAGGTAAACTCCTCTGATGTATTATGCCTTTTCAATGGAAAAGAGAAGTACAAAATTCTATATGTAATATTTTACCTGTTTTTTGATTCTTATATATTACATATTTATATTGTTTTTATATAAACAAAATCGTATATACATTATAATTTCTAGATTCATACCTACAGAATGCTAATTTAGCACCAAATGCAAATTTATACATACATAATGAATATTTTATCAGAAAAAATTATGCAATCACAAActatataaaaacacaaattcagctaataataaaaaatttaatatgcaattacttagtgctgttgatttaattttttggtAAATAATCCATCAATCGTGTCGCGACTAAAGTTTTGAtgtaaaatattagttatgtctTTTGAACAATGGatatataataatgttgagtttGTTGTTATAAAAAGATTTGAAATAATGAAAGTTACTTATAATTTAGAAATGAAAATTgctacaattttatttattatatattttaataaaaaaattaaaataaatttttataatctTGTGCTTCGCACGGGTTATCTACTAGTTATTTTAAAGAGATAAAAATTCGAACTAAGCTGGGCTCATTTTTACCTATTCGTTTAGGGCGAGATAGTATAATGTGAAATTATCCAAGCCCGGGCAGGAGACCAAATCTCTCTTGATATCTATAAAACGGGATTTTTTATTGTGTTCCCTTGGGCATACAATAGTCAGTAACTCCATATAAATGAGTTCTTCTTATTGGTGATTGAATAATAAATGTTAATGACCCCTTCATTCACATCAATTCCACCAATAAAAAGAGCCCATTTTTATTGGAGTTAGTAGAAAAACCGATATAAAAAATCTAACAAATTTCAAACTGGAGCCAGTTTCGAACCCCCATAATTAATATTTTTACCGAATTATAAAACGCCctaatattaataaaaatataaattcaTCATCGAAGAGGATTAGGACTTTGGTATCTTCTTCTACAAGATACATGTATCTTTACACATTCTAACCAAATAAATTGTCCATTATCATTATCCAGAATCCAGCATTACAGTAAAGCAAGTTTGTATTAAGAGAACATAATGTTGCTGAACTCCACACTATCAATGACTGAGTTGTTTGGTTCAGAGGCTAAACATTCGAGTTTTCCCTGGTACTCTCCGTCGCCATCTAATATTTCAGACGCTAAATTTTCATTTTTTCCTGGCATTCTTCGTCTCCGTCTCGAAATTCATGTTTTCCCTGGTGCTCTTTGTcgaaatttaaatatttatttgaaCATGGTCCTTACAATCTAGGTTCTGAAACCAAGCAGGGTTTTAACCATGATCAGGTCGACAATAAGTGGAGTACAAAAGAATTAATTTTTTGAAGGCATATTTTTTTGTCGAAAAATCTTGCTTCTTATAAGAGTTCAATCGTTCAGTTCTTGTATTCGATGAAGCTCGAAAATCTCTGTAATCTTGATCATTATGTCATTCCATCTCCATCAGCTGCTGCTTCAGGAATCAGTACTTCACTGAAACGGAGTTCGTATTTTCTCTTATCACTTGGTGCTTTAAGGCATTATCACAACCACGGAAGACTTATCGTGAAGCCTGCGCAAATTAGGCTTTACAAGAGACCGTTAACGCAATGCATCAAACATTTATATCGTCATAGAAATAGTTATATGCTTGGCTTAGGTGTTATTGTCCTGGTTAGCTGTTGGGAAACTGTACCTTACTCGAAACGCAGACACTTGGTAATAATTCCAGCTAGCAAAGACAAAAGATTCGGTGATTATCTTTCAAAAAACCAGGATGAAGATAAAATTCTTCCTTTGGATCATCCTCATAGTGTCCGAGTAAGGTCAATCTCGAATAAGATACTTCAGGCATTACAAAGCGACTTGAAGATTAAGCAGATGAGTGGTTTTGAATTTGGTTCAATGAATAATAATGTTAATTTTGATGAGAAGGATGTAAAACTGCCATGGTGGCGAAGAACTAAATTCTCCACCAGACATTTAGAGGGACTCAACTGGGAGATCGTTGTGTCGGATAACTATTCTTGTGGAGCCTATTGCCGATCAGGAGGAAGAATTGTGGTGTACAAAGGTTTGCTTCAACTTCTCAAGTCGGATGCAGAGATTGCTGCTGTCATTGGCCATGAGGTAGCTCGTTAATTGTCTCCGTGTTCCTACTTTTTAGTTATCGTTTTCTCACTTGAATAATGTCCAGTGCAGCCCAATTAGAAACTGCAAGTGCAGCCTATATTCTGAAATATAGGAAAATATAAATGATTGAGGGCTAAAGCAAAACTGACCACTTTTCTTTGTTGTTGGATTAGGTTGCGCATGTTGTTGCAAGGCATTCTGCTGAAAGACGTACAACGAAGTTGTTGTTTCTGATTCGAATGTTGATCATTCCGCTTGGCTCATCTGCAGAGGTCAAAAAGCTGGGAAAATTGATCCTCAATCCTATCCGTCAGAGGTACATTATTTAGACAAACATTTACATGTAAATTAATGACTTAATGATTGTTAATTATAGATATCCTGGTACACTTTGAAAATATGTTGTTAAATTTTTAATTCTTTGATCTATGATCAGAAATGAGATGGAAGCAGATTATATCGGGCTACTTCTGATGGCATCAGCTGGGTATGATCCTCGTGTGGCACCTAAGATGTACGAAATGCTTGGCCATGACGATTCTTTTGAATCAAACTCTCATCCATCTGGTAAAAGAGATCCGAGGCGCTGTCAAAGCCAGAAGTGATGGAAGAAGCAATGACTAGATTCTCGAAAGCCACTGAGAGACAACGAGGTATAGATTAAGGTATGCAAGGCTATCAACACCTTGTTAAATCAAGAATTCTGCTAGAAAAATGTTAGTTACAATTTTAAGACTTGGCATTGAAGTTTTAGGGAGGGAGAGCTAAGGGGTGTTGATGTTTGGTGATCTTGATGGAGAGAAGCTGGCCATTTGAAAGTTATGGGATTTAAAGGCCTGAAGCAGAGACTAATGTTATTACTGGGATCATTTTGCACATATTAAGCACataaattttgaatatatttttcaTGTATCAGAGACAAGATGTTAATGTTGGGATCATTTGGGACATCAAAGTTTGAAAGTATTTCTCGACTATAATATCACGTGTTATATTATGATCGGTTATATGTCAAATTCAGGTGTTTACACGCCGATATCAATCGAGATAAGCGTAAACTGACCCGAACACCTTATTAACAAAAAAAaacattcattattttcttccgAATCATGAAAAGCCtaaataaaaatagataaattCATCATTCCAATTCCAAACAGGATCGGACTTCGGTATCTTCTTCTCGGAGTTACAACAAAACATGAGCTATAAAATTGATATCGCTTGATAAATTAGGAAAAGAAAAATTGAATGCATGTCCAATAAATAGACAAGCATGGAGTATGGAAACGGAACCAACATGTTTTCTCTATAAATCGTTTATAATCTTAATAACAAAGCTGCAGCTTTATAGGCCTTAACATCCTCAGACTTGCAACAATTGAATCTCACCCGCAGCTTCTTAAGATCCGGCTAAAGAATGATGTAAAGCTATCTGTAAAGATATTCCTCGTGGTATCTTCCCTCTGATTCCTCCTacaaaacaaaaaataaaataaaataaaataaaaaacaccCATGATCTTATAGGAACGGTCTCTGACAAGTGTTTGCTGCAGCAAACTTACACATGATTATCAAGCACCGGTTTAACTTGGGAGGCGGTAAGATATAATAGTGTTTTAAATGTGAATACAGGGGCTCAGTTACTTTACCGCGCTAGGGTTACGAATTTTAGTGTATTTTGCCTTACCTCATTATAGAAACAAATGTTTGTTCTGGACCATCAGCCAATCTTCCAATAGTAAAACTATTAATTTCTAAGCTAGTTGATCAAGATTCTGGCTAAAACTTCGTCTGATAATGCAAGTTGGTCAATTTGAccaattaaaaatcaaatattataattaaaaataaatggAGGGATTAATAAATTTCTAATCCAAATACTAGCATATAGGATATTGGTTTCAATTTCTATTAAGTGTACTCATTAATCATGAACTAAAGACTTATTTAaaaagtttaaattttaaaaagaacGGGGGATTTTCTCGATTGTTCATCATCTATTTTTCCTTACCTTACAAAAAACCTAATAACTTCCTCAATGAAAAATGACTACCTTAGAACTTCTTcttttttatcgtagataacccgcAACCGCTACTCTTTATGTGCGCACTGGGTAAATCCTACGGATttacgcaatagcctgcaaaccacgtgaatcAAGGTAAACCGTATTTAAGTGGCAGACTTTGACtcatgaggcataatcataaattcccCTCCCGTAGGAGACTACATTAGAACTTACAAGGATGGTTTCAAGGATTTATATTGTCCAAAAGACAtattttaaaaaagaaaaaagaaaagaaaagaaagttttgAATAATATATTTCCACAACTTATTTCAGATTATATTTGAAGAGGAAAAAAGCTAAATATTATATAAGTAATTTCTTTATATTTATCTCCAAAATCTTTTTTTTCTTCTCAAAGATTGGGAGAgattttctaattttattttccaAAAGTACCCAAGAATATATAAAGCCCGCATATGCTGCTAATAAAGAGGATGAGTCCTGGTCacataaaaaacaaaaaaaaaaactCAATTTGATTTTCTGACTAGTGTGACCTACACTCATATTTTCATCTTACATGATTTATGATATTTTTCATTATTATAACTTTTTTAAAGAGTTGAAAATAGAATCAAGCCAAACTGATACGGCTAATAAAATTGAACCGAAATCGAAAAACAGGGACCCGAACTAGATAATTTCGATCATAAGGGCGCCTAGGTTCGAAGGTGAATAAGAACCCCAGCAAAGTAAATTGTTACTAGTCATTTCCAGAATTTGATTATAATTTCCAGAATGGTAACCCAGAATTAACTGGTGCCCGAATACATCTCCATGAAGAAAGTACAACCTCCCTCTCTTCTCAACTACCAGGTCCAGGGCTAACTAGTATAAAAAGAAACAAGTCATTTGAACCACATTTTAGCTTTTCACTAGTTTGGACCATTAAATCACAAAATGAAATAAAACTGAACCATGCATAACTTCAGATATCATCAATTAGATCCAATTTCTGAGCCTTCACTTCCCTGACTTCCAGAAACATCAAATCCTCCCTCAACACATTCCTCCTCTTCCCCTCCTgccaaaataaagaaaatctagTGATAAATTAAAATAGATATTCTCAAGCAAGTTCATGGCTGAAAATTGGTAAACTAATGCATCTGCTACATAGGACACACGTTTTCTCGAGGATGTTCTGAACAAGGAACTCAAAAATATCTTCTTGTCAAAAATCTTGTTTTATAAGTCACAGAGCTGGGTTAAAAGGTCCATCATTCATCTAGATATTAGATAGATAAAACCCTAAGTGTACCTTGTTGCTTCAATGGCTTTTGAATATATCTTCATTGCTTCTTCCATCACTTTTGGCTTGGACAGTGCCGCGACTCTCTTTTTTCCAGGTGGATGAGTTGAGAATAAGTCATggaaaatttaaattttgaatctGAAGATTTGTCGTCATCAGCAAGCATTTGATACACCTTGGGTGCCTCACGAGGATCATAGGCAGCTGATGCCATCAGAAAGTAGCCCAATGTAATCTGCTTCCTTCCTCGTTGCTATAACAGATCAATTAATTACTCAGgttaatttagcaaaaaaaaaattaattaattactcaGGTTTCCTTAATTTCAGTTAGCTAAATATACAATGCACAGCCATGATAATTGTCAATGCAGACTCTATATTGATACAAACACTGTTATCATCTCCGCTAAAACTTGAACACTCGACCTCTTAATACCAAAAAGGAGGATTGTGCAGTGTACTAATGTTTGCATAAATTTAGTAAATCCACAAAAATTTAGGATGTCGATATCAAAAATGTACCTTCGTGAGCAAGGATTGAGGACAAGTTCTGCCAGCTTTTCCATACCTTGAGGATTAGGGGGGTGCCACTCCCAGCCGAGCCAAGCAAAATGATCATCATTAGAATTGTAAACCACAGCATTTAGTAAATGCTTCAGCATGATCCTAGCAACAACCGTGCGCAACCTGATCCAACATAAAAACGCCAGTGTGACCTCCAATCATGAACACTTTTCAGGGAAATTTGTGGTTTAAGTATTTTGCCAATATCATGAAACCAAAAGTATATGAACTACAAACTTGCTGAAACCCACCAAGTATACTACTTCTTGTCCTGTCTTCACTACTATAAACTTATATTTCCAAAAAATGTGTGTGCAGTTACTAAGACCATACGAAAGAAACAACTCATACAAGACCTCAAGAAGTACAAAAAAAAATGACATAGGCATTCTTTATTACTGTATCCACCACCACAACCTCCCAATTCATCCCTCCAAATGCTCGGTAGAGTACTTAGTTCGACGCCACTATGGCACTTTTACTCCCTTCTTCTCGACAACATTACTACTACAATCTTTTGACCTATATTCTAGAGCACCTCATTCTCTTTAATCTTCAGTCCCTTTGTAATGCCTGGAGTAACTGGTTTGAGATGGACCTTGCTCGCACACTATCAGGATGATCCCCGGGAAGAACAAATATTCTTTTTTATTTCTAAACAGAAACTTTCCACAACACTTTTGTCTCTGCTAGCTGGAACTATTACAAAGTGTTTTCTTTTTCGAATAAGGTATAGTTTCCGCCCAGCTTCCAAATAGAAAATTGTAACAAAACCTAAAACCGACCATATAAAGAATTTTATGCTCTTTTACGTGTTTAAAAAAACCGAGCAGATTTTGAGTAATCTTTAGGTTCAAGGCTGTGATAATGCCTTGCAGCACCAAGTGATAACAGAAGGCACGGTGTTCGTTTAAGTGTACTCCTAATTCCTATAGCAGCCTGAGGGAGATGGAAC
This is a stretch of genomic DNA from Apium graveolens cultivar Ventura unplaced genomic scaffold, ASM990537v1 ctg6605, whole genome shotgun sequence. It encodes these proteins:
- the LOC141703392 gene encoding mitochondrial metalloendopeptidase OMA1-like, whose amino-acid sequence is MKLENLCNLDHYVIPSPSAAASGISTSLKRSSYFLLSLGALRHYHNHGRLIVKPAQIRLYKRPLTQCIKHLYRHRNSYMLGLGVIVLVSCWETVPYSKRRHLVIIPASKDKRFGDYLSKNQDEDKILPLDHPHSVRVRSISNKILQALQSDLKIKQMSGFEFGSMNNNVNFDEKDVKLPWWRRTKFSTRHLEGLNWEIVVSDNYSCGAYCRSGGRIVVYKGLLQLLKSDAEIAAVIGHEVAHVVARHSAERRTTKLLFLIRMLIIPLGSSAEVKKLGKLILNPIRQRNEMEADYIGLLLMASAGYDPRVAPKMYEMLGHDDSFESNSHPSGKRDPRRCQSQK